The following nucleotide sequence is from Bradyrhizobium roseum.
GCGGGCTGCAGGCCGCGCCGGACGGTCTCAACTTCGGGCAATTCGGGCATGCAGGCATTCACCTTATGGAGGTGACGTGATAGCGCCATTGCGCCCGGGGCGCTATGGTCCGGGGGTGTGGAGTAAGCTTATGGATCGGCCGGACCAGACCACCCATTTCGGCTTCAGGGATGTGCCCCTGGGGGACAAACAGACGCTGGTAAACGACGTCTTTCACAGCGTGGCGTCCCGCTACGATTTGATGAACGATCTGATGTCGGGCGGCCTGCACCGGGTCTGGAAGAACATCATGATCACGGCGCTCGATCCTCCGAAAAGCGATGCGCCGTTCGCCCTGCTCGACGTCGCGGGCGGTACCGGCGACATCGCCTTCCGCGCCGCCGAAGCGGCAGGTGCGGGCTTCCGCGCCACCGTCTGCGATATCAACGCCGACATGCTCAACGTCGGCCGCAGCCGCGCCGTGGCGCGCCATCTCGATGAGCGGGTTTCGTTTGTCGAGGGCAATGCCGAGGCGCTGGCGTTCGGCGATCGCACCTTCGACGCCTACACCATCGCGTTCGGGATCCGGAACGTGCCGCGGATCGATGCCGCGCTGCGCGAGGCCTATCGCGTGCTGCGGCCGGGCAGCCGGTTTCTGTGTCTGGAATTCTCCACCGTCGACATGCCCGGGCTCGACGCGCTCTACGACTTCTTCTCGTTCAAGGTGATCCCGCCGCTCGGCCGCGCGGTGACGGGTGATGCTGAATCCTATCAGTACCTCGTCGAGTCGATTCGGAAATTTCCCCGGCCCAACGCGTTCGCCGAGATGATCCGCGCCGCCGGCTTTTCGCGGGTGAAGTGGGAGAGTCTCTCCGGCGGCATCGTGGCGCTGCATTCGGGCTGGCGTTTGTGATTTCTGCAGCAACCCACATCGCGCGGCTGGTCCGCGCCGCTTACGTGTTCGCGCGCGAGGGCGTGTTCGGCGTGGTCGACCCCAGTCTCGTGCCGCCGCCCGGGCAGATCGCGCTACGGCTGGCGCGGCTGATCGAACGGCCGGGCGCCAAATCCGGACCACGGCTGTCGCGCGCGCTGACGCGGCTCGGCCCGGCCTATCTCAAGCTCGGACAATTTCTGGCGACACGGCCCGACGTGGTCGGCGTCGCGATGGCGCGCGATCTTGAAGCCTTGCAGGATCGGCTGCCGCCGTTTTCGCTGACCGAAGCGGAAGCCGTGATCGCGACCTCGCTGGAACGCCCGCTGGCCAAGGCGTTTGCCAGCCTCGGTCCGCCGGTCGCCGCCGCCTCGATCGCGCAGGTGCATCGTGGCGAGGTCGAGCGCGACGGCGTGCGCCACGCGGTCGCCGTCAAAGTGCTGCGGCCCAATGTCGCCGCGCGCTTCCGCCGCGACCTCGGCGATTTCTTCTTCGTCGCCAACAATGCGGAAGCGCATTCCGCCGAAGCGCGGCGGCTGCGGCTGATCGAGGTCATCAACACGATGTCGCGCTCGGTCGCGATGGAAATGGATCTGCGGCTGGAAGCGGCCGCGATGTCGGAGATGGCGGAGAACACAAGGGACGATCCGGATTTCCGCGTACCGACGGTCGACTGGGACCGCACCACCCACAACGTGCTGACGATGGAGTGGATCGACGGCATCGCGCTCAATGATCATGCGCGGCTGGCCCAGTCGCAGGTCGACCTGCCCGATCTCGGGCGCAAGGTGATCCAGAGCTTTCTGCGCCACGCGCTGCGCGACGGTTTTTTCCATGCCGACATGCATCCCGGCAACCTCTTCCTCGACGATGCCGGCCGGCTGGTCGCGGTCGATTTCGGCATCATGGGCCGGCTCGGCCTGAAGGAGCGGCGCTTCCTCGCGGAAATTCTGCTGGGCTTCATCACCCGCGACTATCGCCGTGTCGCCGAGGTGCATTTCGAGGCCGGCTATGTGCCGGGCCATCACTCGGTGGAGAACTTCGCACAGGCCATCCGTGCCATCGGCGAGCCGATCCATAACCGCACCGCCGAAGAAATCTCGATGGCGAAGCTGCTGACGCTGCTGCTCGAAGTCACCGGGCTGTTCGACATGCAGACCCGGCCCGAACTGATCCTGCTGCAGAAGACCATGGTGGTGGTCGAAGGCGTCGCGCGCGGTTTCGACCCGAAGCTCGATATCTGGAAGGTCGCCGATCCCGTCGTGCGGGAATGGATCGAGCGCAATCTCGGCCCGCTCGGCCGAATCCAGGGCGCGATGTCCGGCGCGGGCGAACTCGGCCGCGTGATGGGCAGCCTGCCGGCCATCGCCGCCCGCGCCGTCGCGGTGCTCGAGAACATGGAAAAGATGACCCGGGAAGGCCTGACGCTGTCGCCGGAGACCATCGCAGCGATGGGCCGGGCCGAGGGCCGCAAGAACCGCTGGCGGACGGCGGCGCTCTGGGTCATCGCGGTGGCGTTTTTGGGAATATTGGTCGCGGTCTGGTAGACCCCCACGGGGACGAGAGGCTGCAAATAACCCCCGAGACACGAAGAGGACGCTATATGCGCGCCCTCCTGGTCTGCAATTCGCCCCTCAACAATCTCTGGTCCATCAACCTGGCCGTTCACGGTCATCCCGTTCGCGAAATCTCCACAAACACGGGCTCCCGGCAGGTCCGCCAAGTGCTGGATGACCTCATTCGCAAGTCAAACCGGCCTGTCGATATGTCTACAAAAACATACGAATCCCTGCGCGGTAGTCTCTTGCAGAATGGAACCCAGAACTATAGGTTATAGAACTAGGGCGCGACTTGAGAATATTCAAAACACGGGAGTTTGCGCGGCTGGTCCGCAAAACAGACATCGATGATCGGACGCTGAGAGAGGCCGTCGATCGCGCCGCGAAAGGCTTGATCGACGCTGAACTTGGTAGCGGCCTGATCAAGCAACGTGTCAACCGCAAAGGGCATGGAAAGTCGGGCGGCTATCGCACCATCATTGCGCTGCGAGCTGGAGACCGCGCTTTTTTCCTTTACTGCTTTGCCAAGAATGACCGGGGCAACATTGCTGACAATGAATTGCAGGCACTCCGCTCGCTCGCATCATCCTGGCTTCATGCGGGCGCTACACTGATCGAATCCGAATTGAAAGCTGGACGATTGATTGAGGTACACAATGGCTAAAGCAGCGAAAAAGCCTAGCCCGCTCGGCAAGAGCATCCTGCGAACCGCAAAAGACATGCTCGCGGGCGGCGTGATGGACAAGCGCGGCTTTGACCGGATCGCACAGGAACTCGGGGCCACGACGCTGCCGAACACGCAACCCATAACTGCCAAGGAAATCCGGGCGCTGCGCGAAAAAGCGGAAATCAGTCAGGCCGTCTTTGCCAAATGCCTCAACGTCACG
It contains:
- a CDS encoding type II toxin-antitoxin system RelE/ParE family toxin — encoded protein: MRIFKTREFARLVRKTDIDDRTLREAVDRAAKGLIDAELGSGLIKQRVNRKGHGKSGGYRTIIALRAGDRAFFLYCFAKNDRGNIADNELQALRSLASSWLHAGATLIESELKAGRLIEVHNG
- a CDS encoding helix-turn-helix domain-containing protein — its product is MAKAAKKPSPLGKSILRTAKDMLAGGVMDKRGFDRIAQELGATTLPNTQPITAKEIRALREKAEISQAVFAKCLNVTPDYVSKLERGAKRPTGSTLVLLNVIQRNGIELVL
- the ubiB gene encoding 2-polyprenylphenol 6-hydroxylase, with the translated sequence MISAATHIARLVRAAYVFAREGVFGVVDPSLVPPPGQIALRLARLIERPGAKSGPRLSRALTRLGPAYLKLGQFLATRPDVVGVAMARDLEALQDRLPPFSLTEAEAVIATSLERPLAKAFASLGPPVAAASIAQVHRGEVERDGVRHAVAVKVLRPNVAARFRRDLGDFFFVANNAEAHSAEARRLRLIEVINTMSRSVAMEMDLRLEAAAMSEMAENTRDDPDFRVPTVDWDRTTHNVLTMEWIDGIALNDHARLAQSQVDLPDLGRKVIQSFLRHALRDGFFHADMHPGNLFLDDAGRLVAVDFGIMGRLGLKERRFLAEILLGFITRDYRRVAEVHFEAGYVPGHHSVENFAQAIRAIGEPIHNRTAEEISMAKLLTLLLEVTGLFDMQTRPELILLQKTMVVVEGVARGFDPKLDIWKVADPVVREWIERNLGPLGRIQGAMSGAGELGRVMGSLPAIAARAVAVLENMEKMTREGLTLSPETIAAMGRAEGRKNRWRTAALWVIAVAFLGILVAVW
- the ubiE gene encoding bifunctional demethylmenaquinone methyltransferase/2-methoxy-6-polyprenyl-1,4-benzoquinol methylase UbiE, producing the protein MDRPDQTTHFGFRDVPLGDKQTLVNDVFHSVASRYDLMNDLMSGGLHRVWKNIMITALDPPKSDAPFALLDVAGGTGDIAFRAAEAAGAGFRATVCDINADMLNVGRSRAVARHLDERVSFVEGNAEALAFGDRTFDAYTIAFGIRNVPRIDAALREAYRVLRPGSRFLCLEFSTVDMPGLDALYDFFSFKVIPPLGRAVTGDAESYQYLVESIRKFPRPNAFAEMIRAAGFSRVKWESLSGGIVALHSGWRL